The sequence below is a genomic window from Mus caroli unplaced genomic scaffold, CAROLI_EIJ_v1.1 scaffold_10505_1, whole genome shotgun sequence.
TTAAGAGCTAAAATCAGAATATATGAATCTTCTAAcccttattttttctctttgctaCCTTGGAAATTCTTAGCATTCCATCTAAATTTTATTATTGACTTTTTAAATCACTTTCAAAACTTCCAAAAGAATTTGATAAACTAGTTGGCTTTCTGGATAATTTTGATATAAgcaactataaaattattctccattaaataaattatattttcattcattacatcattttctttatttcatcaatattatgtatttttcagaatataaatcttcagatatatgtatataaaattgatTTCTATACATTTTTTCATGCCctaaatatttactaaatttgttttagtgttttaatttattttcaatatttgatTAGGTTCTTCTAATGCTTAAATGTGAGATATTTTCCACATAAACATATGTTTGAACACTTTGTCCCTAAGTCATGATACTATATTGTCAGGTTGTAGAACCTGGTAGACTGTGTTTATACCTGGCAGACACAGACTTTCTGTGGTAAACATTCAGAGTTACAAGCCAGCCCTGACTATAGACAGTTCACACTGCTTCCTTATTGACTATCATATGGGATGGGTAAGAAGACCCAGTTCCTTGTTGCACAGACATAAATCAGTGCATTTGCCATCCTTATCCTATTATGATATAATATGTCCTTCAAACTATTAGTCAGGATAAATCCTTCCAGCATTAATTTCTTATCAAATCTTTGaacacagcaacaagaaaagtagctaatatgGGCTGCttaattttttcttaagaaaagcaacaaaatcaTGATATCTCTGAATACAACTATTTTATGCCTTTGTTTATAATTTAGAAGTTCTCATTTGTTTGTTCTATAATTTAGCTGGCATTAGTTCTAGAACAATGCAAAATCACATCTTCCCTCAGgtccctctgctttcttttaaGTCATAACCTCTATTTCCTTTAATTGatgctacatatatgtatataaatacacatacatatattcccaAATATAAACAACACAGTTGGTTTTATCTTTTATAATTACTGCTgcattttatatttcaatattttattgatGTTTAACTCAGAATCATAATCATAACTTTGATTCATATTCATGAGAAATACTTTTAGTTCTCTTGCCATACAGTAGATTTAATTGTAACCGTTTGATAACAAGGCAATTTTGGCTATGTAAATAAACAGCAAGTATATTTGATGCTTTATACATTCTAGTATCTCATGAGGAAGAGTGATTTGTTTCTTAGTTTTAGTAAAATTTATTTCAGTGGCATTGCTGATTCTTCTTATCCATACTGGAAATAACAGTTAAAATATGAAGTATCTTTAAGACCAAATGCTTCATTAAAAATATTCCACATAGTATCCGTTGATTTGTGCGTTATTTTGTAAAAAGTTTACTAGTTGTGATTATAAATAAATCACTTGATTATAGAACCAAGTGTAAATTTTCAAAGTATGATGCCTCTTTtctaatgaatgaaaatatggcATGGATTTTTACTATAAAATTCATATCATGGTTTAAGAAACTTTTCTCCCATTGACAGAAAAGTGTTCAGTTAGTTCCATGCtgaattttttcttatattttgaaattatcttATATAACAATCAAATGACCCATGTCAGAATTTTTAACAAAAGCTTCATAATTTCTATCTGTATTAACTTATAAAACAATTTTGTCGTTGCTTTAGGCTTtaagatattataaaattttaaaaatagaatcatagTAATCTCATGTATATGTATTAACATGTAAAATGATATAAATGCATATTCATACTATATAGTTTAATaggtattttatataaacacaaaaatgcaATGTTGTTACTGTTGGaacttaatataattaataatctTTGTATTTTTTACCAGAATAGGTTTCCTAAGTAGTCTAGATGGATATATACAATCTTACAGTACTGAAGTATTTCATTTTAACTGGAATCACAGATCTCCCTGAACTGCAGGCCCCTTTATTTGGACTCTTCCTCATTATATACTTGATCTCTGTAGTAGGTAATTTGGGCTTGATCATCCTCACCAAAATAGACTCTAGACTTCAGACAcctatgtacttcttcctcagacAGCTCTCTCTCACGGACCTTGGTTATTCAACTGCTGTGGGGCCTAAACTGTTAATAAATTTTGTTGCTGATCAACCTACAATTTCCTATAATTGGTGCTCAGTCCAGCTGACCTTCTTCAGCATATTTATCACCACTGAACTTTTCATTCTGTcagccatggcctatgaccgctatgtagcCATCTGCTATCCACTACTGTACACAATCATCATGTCACAAAGATTATGTCATGTTCTGGTGGTAATACCTTACCTCTATAGTGTGTTTATATCTTTATGGACCATTATCAAGATTTTCACTTCATCATTTTGTGGCCATAATATCATCAGGCATTTCTACTGTGACAGTCTGCCATTGATATTGATGTTATGCTCAGACACACATGAAATTAAGctgattattttaatctttgcaacttttaatttgatttcttctCTTCTGGTCGTTTCCATGTCTTATATCTTGATCCTTGTGTCCATTCTCAGGATGAATTCTTCAGAGGGCAGGCACAAGgccttctcaacctgtggttctcATCTCACAGTGATAGTTATATTCTATGGTACTCTTTTTTTCATGTATGCACAACCAAAATCCATTCACTCCTTTGAGACTGGTCAAATCGCATCATTGTTCTATACACTGGTTATCCCCATGCTGAATCCTATGATCTACAGTTTGAGGAACCAAGAGGTGAAGCAGGCCTtgaatagaaaatggaaaatgtgtgTGAATATTCTACTTAAGTTGTAAAATTGAAAGatagagtaaaaagaaaatacacaatatCTTATATGTAGCATAACTAATATTACTTTAGCTATGTAATATTATTGTCTTGTGGGATAGTCATATGATAAATACGGatataaagaaaatcattggTCAATTTTGAATTCAAGTTAATCTTTTTCATATGATGTATCgcctttttatatatttgtatgttttaatgtaaaattttctTTAGATTCCATTTCTACATATCATGCCATATAGCCTATTACTTGTTTGCTCCCAATAAACTAATTTAAGCTAAAcatttgatttcttcattgtGCTTTCATCTCTAATGGCTAATGCCTATATTGTAAAATATAAGATAAGTGCAAAGTCACatgatatataaaattatgataaaaattttaGATGGTGAAAATATGCCTGAGATAAGACCAGCAAGGATAAGTATTTCTATCcttgatatttaaaaaagaaaaaaaaaagacaaaaatagttCCTTACTTAAATGTGGAATCTTAAAAACTCTCAACAAGTGAATCCTTCCTCCCAGTTTTTATTATACTATATGCAAGTTTGATATAATTTCACTGTATCCACAATCTAGTTATTTTGTATGCAATGTAAACAtagcttttctctttttactctgCCATCTCATGTTGAACACCTTGATCTATAACTTgagaaataaagatgtaaaatatcTACTACAAATGACATAGAAAATTGTTGAATACCTTTTCTTAATGTTAATGTGAAATGTGATTCTAAAAAGTCATTATATGGATGTCACTATTTGTTTATAAGCCTGAAGAGGAGGAGCAAGCCCAGATGAATCTACATATTTGTAGTTTTCTTGCCATTTATTCACACAATCAATGTGTTATAAATATAATCAGGACCAGATAAGCAAAAATACTTCCTTAAGAAGGAGATGAATTATAAATATAGTTATTAATGAAATCTTTTTGTGAATTTAAAATGGTTCTGGGGATATTTGATCAAAACTGCAAATAACAGAATCACTGTGCTGTATCATGTGAGGGAGTAGATATTCtgggaaattaaaatatttttcatagtttttaaGTTATTCTAAATAAAGTCATGTCCATCCATGtttatataactttattttgTATACTTCTCCTCTTTTAAACTTTATAGTTCTCTATGTTATTTAAACTCAAGATTATGAGTGGTAAAGGGAACGTGGACATCTAAATATTGTAAATATCTACATGCCTAACAGGAAAACTAAGATTCtcatgtatttcctttagacagaagcaattaaGGGtcaaattttttgagatgggtagtAGGCTTCATCCCTCAATGGGGGGCCAggtctaacctctggatatggtcatTGTAGGGTccttctcccctttgttgggtatttcagctaatgtcatcactgctgggtcctggaagcctcttgctttcctggcatctggaactttctggtggTTACCCTCACCATTCCCCACACTTCTCTGTTCAATATCTTAACCCTCTATACATTTCCTTGTCTTCTCAATACCTGATCTTGTCCcccacttcttccctccctctcctctcttcctcccaaatgccTTCTAccttctacctcccatgattatattgttgccccttctaagtaggactgaagcatacaGGgtcaaagagtggagcagagactgaagaaaatgccatccagagactgccacatctggagatccatcccataagcagccacaaaacccagacactatagctgatgccaagaagtgcttgctgatagaagcctgacatagctgtctctgaGAGGCTTTCCCagacctgaccaatacagatgtggaagcTTGCAACTACCAATCAGATTGAGaatgggaaccccaatggaagagtcaggagaaggactgaaggagctgaataaCAAGATCAACCAACTAGACCACTGCCTCCCTACCCCCATTCCCCGAGCTCttaggcactaaaccaccaaccaaagcatacaccatagctccagctgcatatgtagcagaggatgaccttatctggcatcagtaggctcagtcttgtgaaggcttgataacCCAGCATTTGGGCATGCTaggatggtgaggcaggagtgggtgggtgggtagggagagcACTCTCttagaaggagggggaaaggggaagggataaGGGGTTTGttgagaggaaactgggaagttAGATaacactgaaatgtaaataaataaaataaccaataataaaaaaaaaaggatagaaagcAATCCTGCTCTTTTGCAAGACACTGCCCAAAAACTTTCCCCTTGGCTGCTTCAGAGACTACCCAGCCTGGACTAAGTTCCCAGCAACGATTTTATTAAGTACAAACAGACTTTTTATACCTTTAGCAGAAAAAGAATATGATGTTAATTTCCAGAATCAATACAGTTTTAGCTGCTAGGAAACAATGATGTTTGCAAGTTTTGAAGGGTACAGAAGTTTAGTATCTAAGATGAACTGTCCAGTCAGCTTTCTTGCTTCCGTGAGTACTAAGGAATCATACAGAGAAATACTAAGTGTTTTAAACACTCATTGTCTGAGGGCATGCATCGATCTTTCAGGGACTGGAAGGTACATTATGCAACCTAAGCCATGGACTCTAACCAGAAAAATCTATGACATGGGCCTCTTGAGGCAGCTAGGCCAAACCAACTCCATGGTTCACTggatatgtgttttgttttgggcttttttttctttctttttaaataagaaactatctttcgcctttaattccagcactcgggaggctgaggccagcagatttctgagttcaaggccagcctggatcaaccaaagagaaacaaaatgaaatatctcAATGTTCATGTTAGTTTCATTGTATAGTCTTGTGTGAAGGATATCAGTGGAGGAAACAGCACTTAAGGCACTTTTCATTGTGTTTAAATTAATTCATGGATGGCTGTTTTGGAAGAGgtacaattattattttatactgcTTTTATTTGGAATAAAAATGGATAAAGTAGATATGCTTTGACTTGTAATTGTTAATTTTATGGATAAAATTGACAGGCCTAAAGATTGACCAAGGAGtcaataattattatttctttgcttgTGTTCTGatttattaaaagatattaatcCTTGAAAAGGTGTACTGAATTGGGCTTTTAGGAATAAATAGGCATGGAGAGACCTCTTGTGTCCTCAACTAAATACATAGAGCTACATGCAACTAAGAAAATCTGATAATGAGAGATATAGTCCACACATCAAAGACATCCCACACAAAAGACTTCCTGAACTGGTTACCCAGTAACCAGTGGTCAGCCCTTAAATAACATGCATACAGGGAACACAATGTGGTAGCAGgttgtatttacacacacacacacacatacataaatgcacacatttaCATTCTTAGGGATAAATTTCTCTGTGTATGctattgtgtatttgtgtgtgtgtacttgtaaaaaaagagttttaaaattctatgaatatgaaagagaacaaaagaggagCTCACAGAAAAAttggatggaggaaagagaaaggagaaattacataattatattttaattttaaaaagaaaatccagtcatacacataaagtcactttataatatatttataataaaatgatgTATATAAATGTCTCTATATGAATGATTACATATGGAATATATATTAttcaatatacattatataatatgcattttatatactatgtatattaaatatgtactatacacacacacacacacacacacacattttggccAGACCCACTGGTACTTCACAAGTATTCTCAGAAATTTCTTAGTTTCCATatgacaaacacagagagacattgACATAGAGACAGACTCAGACAGATAGAAAGACACAGTGGGAGAGTTAGTTTGAATACTATTCTTTAAAGCTTCCTAAATGATTCACCTGTAATTAATGTTCCTAACAGGCAATTACTGAGCAAAATTGAAACACTATCATACTTTCAAATACTGTAGGGACAAGTAACTAATTGCATGTCATTTCCTAATAAATATCAAGTCTCCAAAGATTAAAATAGATAGACTCATGAATTGATTTAAGCAGTGTGAGGAGGGCTTGCTGGAACCAGACAGAAACGTCGTAGATGTCATTGTAGGTAATGAATGAAATATTTCTATAAGGTCTTATGATATATACTTACACAATCCTTCAGTAATGTGTAACTCTGTGATGTCTGCATACAAATAGCTCTCTGAATTTATAGTTTGAAATTATAGTGTGGGTTAAGGAGATATATGCTCATAATAATCTTCTCAAAGTCAGCATGATATTATTTTCAATTGGTTAGtaaatttaaatgcaaatttcTAGGCTCTCTTGAAATTCCAAATATTTAGAcaattgattaatttattttagaaaacacttcaaacttcaattattttttaaatagatgttCCGATGAACTTCTTTCActgtatatttaaaagtaaaatgaaagttAGTTTTGATTTTCCATCAAAAAAGCATGattagtataataaatatattaatgtgcTCAGATATATATATCAGTGATGCAGCATACACAATACACTTTCATTTTCATGCTATCTGACAAACTCCaagaataactttaaaaacaatattaagtAAATAGGGCATTAtgagtaaattatttttcttttcatataattctaaggaaatactttttattatcatatatagataacatttatttttattgaaattgttATTGATAATACACAgtataatctatttttaatgattttataaaaagacaaaaaagactaaatatattctttatcatATCTCCTGTAGCTATTAGGTAATTCAATTGGATCTAAATTTCTATATTTCTCAAAGGAGGAAGACATGTGTGGATACTGGTAAGCAATAAGTAGGTCCTATGATCATTAGTAACATTTAATCAATTTAGTTTCAAGTTATAATTAATGAGATATAAGTTTAATGCAATGAGATGTGTGCTTTTACTTTCCTCACAGTAAACTTAGAGCCTTTTCCTACCATtttatttaacaattatttttgtgtattgcTTTTTTTGTCTCTTAAGGCAATTTTGTTGCTCAAAATATCTATAAAGTAGGAGACTAGTTTGTAGATAGTTTATACCTTCTTCATCTCAGAAATCCTTCAAGAACAGGTTAGTTATACATCCATAAGAATAATGTTCTTTAGTAAACAGCATTTTTgccaaaataaatttttgttaGAATTATAAACTAAGATAAAGCACTGATAATATTGAtgaataaacattatatatatatgtatatatatacacagtattACTATAAATGTTATagtgaaaaatattaaagaacaaaatacagCAGATATAAATTTATACACTAAGTCTTTTAATGTCCATTCAGATGTTTAATCtgattttatgatatattttcatattttagaatttaattaatcactttattattttattatgtataataaatgaTTGACTGAATGTATGGGTTGTACTATGTcaatgcctggtgccctcagaagcaAAAAGGGGACATGAGAAATACTGCGTCATGAGTTAAGTAAGCATCATATGGATGCTGTGAGTGAAACCTGAATTCTCTGAAGAGGAGCATTTAATCTTAGTGGCTGAACTAATGCCACTGTTCTGTTTCCTTATTCAGACACTATCCAATATTTATCCATTTTATCTAGGTTATAAGACGTCCTGGAATATAGTCTTCATGGTATTCTGCTTTTAATGATAAGTGCTCTGCTTTTAATGAGTATTTCTATT
It includes:
- the LOC110288547 gene encoding olfactory receptor 8K3-like: MDIYNLTVLKYFILTGITDLPELQAPLFGLFLIIYLISVVGNLGLIILTKIDSRLQTPMYFFLRQLSLTDLGYSTAVGPKLLINFVADQPTISYNWCSVQLTFFSIFITTELFILSAMAYDRYVAICYPLLYTIIMSQRLCHVLVVIPYLYSVFISLWTIIKIFTSSFCGHNIIRHFYCDSLPLILMLCSDTHEIKLIILIFATFNLISSLLVVSMSYILILVSILRMNSSEGRHKAFSTCGSHLTVIVIFYGTLFFMYAQPKSIHSFETGQIASLFYTLVIPMLNPMIYSLRNQEVKQALNRKWKMCVNILLKL